The Janthinobacterium lividum genome has a window encoding:
- the pcaF gene encoding 3-oxoadipyl-CoA thiolase produces MNEAFICDAVRTPFGRYGGALSSVRADDLGALPIAALIARNPSVDWSAIDDVFYGCANQAGEDNRNVGRMAALLAGLPADVPANTINRLCGSSLDAVGMAARSIKAGEAELIIAGGVESMTRAPFVMGKADSAFSRAAKIEDTTLGWRFVNGKMKTQYGIDTMPETAENVALEFGISRADQDSLALRSQQRWAAAHAAGVFDREIVPVAVPQKKGEPKLVTMDEHPRPDTSIEMLAKLKGVVKADGSVTAGNASGLNDGACAILLASAAAVDKYKLTPRAKVLGMATAGLAPRIMGFGPSPASRKVLAQTGLTIEQMDVIELNEAFAAQALAVTRDLGLADDAAHVNPNGGAIAIGHPLGASGARLVMAALNQLERTGGRYALCTMCIGVGQGIAVVIERV; encoded by the coding sequence ATGAACGAAGCCTTTATCTGTGACGCTGTGCGCACTCCCTTTGGCCGCTATGGCGGCGCGCTGTCCAGCGTGCGCGCGGACGACCTGGGCGCGCTGCCGATTGCCGCGCTGATCGCCCGCAACCCGTCCGTCGACTGGTCCGCCATCGACGACGTGTTCTACGGCTGCGCCAACCAGGCGGGCGAAGATAACCGGAACGTGGGCCGCATGGCCGCGTTGCTGGCCGGCTTGCCGGCCGACGTGCCCGCCAATACCATCAACCGCCTGTGCGGCTCCAGCCTGGACGCTGTGGGTATGGCTGCCCGCTCCATCAAGGCGGGCGAGGCGGAACTGATCATCGCCGGCGGCGTGGAAAGCATGACGCGCGCGCCTTTCGTGATGGGCAAGGCCGACAGCGCCTTTTCACGCGCGGCGAAAATCGAAGATACGACCCTGGGCTGGCGCTTCGTCAACGGCAAGATGAAAACGCAGTACGGCATCGACACCATGCCGGAAACGGCGGAAAACGTGGCCTTGGAATTTGGCATCAGCCGCGCCGACCAGGATAGTCTGGCTCTGCGCAGCCAGCAGCGCTGGGCCGCCGCCCATGCGGCCGGCGTCTTCGATCGTGAAATCGTGCCTGTTGCCGTGCCGCAGAAAAAAGGCGAACCGAAGTTGGTGACGATGGACGAACATCCACGTCCAGATACCTCGATCGAGATGCTGGCGAAACTCAAGGGCGTCGTGAAAGCGGACGGCAGCGTCACGGCCGGCAATGCCTCGGGCTTGAACGATGGCGCCTGCGCCATCCTGCTGGCGTCCGCCGCCGCTGTCGATAAATACAAATTGACGCCGCGCGCAAAAGTGCTGGGCATGGCCACGGCCGGTCTGGCGCCGCGCATCATGGGCTTTGGCCCGTCGCCTGCGTCGCGCAAGGTGCTGGCGCAGACAGGATTGACCATCGAGCAGATGGATGTGATCGAACTCAATGAAGCGTTTGCCGCGCAGGCCCTGGCCGTGACGCGCGACCTGGGCCTGGCGGACGATGCGGCCCACGTGAATCCGAATGGCGGGGCGATTGCCATCGGCCACCCGCTGGGCGCATCGGGCGCGCGCCTGGTTATGGCGGCATTGAACCAGCTGGAACGCACGGGCGGGCGCTATGCGCTGTGCACCATGTGCATCGGCGTGGGGCAGGGAATTGCTGTAGTGATTGAACGCGTATAA
- the paaK gene encoding phenylacetate--CoA ligase PaaK, whose translation MVQRYPAPNDLEPIERASKDELQALQLERMKWTLKHAYDNVPHYRAAFDEAGVHPDDLKSLSDLSKFPFTDKKVLRDNYPFGLFAVPREQVVRIHASSGTTGKATVVGYTQNDIDTWANVVARSIRAGGGRAGDMVHISYGYGLFTGGLGAHYGAERLGCTVIPMSGGQTEKQVQLIQDFKPSIIMVTPSYMLNIIEEFTRQGLDPAESSLKVGIFGAEPWTDAMRSEIEARAGIDAVDIYGLSEVMGPGVASECIESKDGPVIWEDHFYPEIIDPETGEVLPDGAEGELVFTSLSKEALPIIRYRTRDLTRLLPPTSRSMRRIGKITGRSDDMLIIRGVNVFPTQIEELILKMPKLAPQYQLVVTRDGHLDKLEVIAELRLDLTTTISASESDALARELEHRIKTHVGVSTRVRLVAAAGIERTLTGKARRVVDQRPKIFS comes from the coding sequence ATGGTCCAACGCTATCCCGCCCCGAATGACCTGGAGCCGATCGAACGCGCCAGCAAGGATGAACTGCAGGCGCTGCAGCTCGAACGCATGAAATGGACGCTCAAGCACGCGTATGACAACGTGCCCCATTACCGTGCCGCTTTTGACGAAGCGGGCGTGCATCCGGACGACCTGAAGTCGCTGTCCGACTTGTCGAAATTCCCGTTCACCGATAAAAAAGTCTTGCGCGATAATTACCCGTTTGGCCTGTTTGCCGTGCCGCGCGAGCAAGTGGTACGCATCCACGCGTCGAGCGGCACCACGGGCAAGGCCACGGTGGTCGGCTACACGCAGAACGATATCGATACCTGGGCCAATGTGGTGGCGCGTTCGATCCGCGCCGGCGGCGGTCGCGCGGGCGACATGGTGCATATCTCCTACGGCTATGGCCTGTTCACGGGCGGCCTGGGTGCGCATTATGGCGCCGAGCGCCTGGGCTGCACCGTCATTCCGATGTCCGGCGGGCAGACGGAAAAGCAGGTGCAACTGATCCAGGATTTCAAGCCGTCCATCATCATGGTCACGCCATCGTACATGCTCAACATCATCGAGGAATTCACGCGCCAGGGCCTCGACCCGGCCGAATCGTCGCTGAAGGTGGGTATCTTCGGCGCCGAGCCGTGGACGGACGCCATGCGTTCGGAAATCGAGGCGCGCGCCGGCATCGACGCCGTCGATATCTATGGCCTGTCCGAAGTGATGGGGCCTGGCGTGGCGTCTGAATGCATCGAAAGCAAGGATGGTCCTGTCATCTGGGAAGACCATTTTTACCCGGAAATCATCGATCCGGAAACGGGCGAAGTGCTGCCGGACGGCGCAGAGGGCGAGCTGGTGTTTACCTCGCTGTCGAAAGAAGCGCTGCCCATCATCCGCTACCGCACGCGCGACCTGACCCGCTTGCTGCCGCCGACCTCGCGCTCGATGCGCCGCATCGGCAAGATCACGGGCCGTTCGGACGACATGCTGATCATCCGCGGCGTGAACGTCTTCCCCACGCAGATCGAAGAGCTGATCCTCAAAATGCCGAAGCTGGCGCCGCAATACCAGCTGGTGGTCACGCGCGACGGCCACCTCGACAAGCTCGAAGTGATCGCCGAGCTGCGCCTCGACCTCACTACCACCATCTCGGCCAGTGAATCGGACGCCCTGGCGCGCGAGCTGGAACACCGCATCAAGACGCACGTGGGCGTGAGCACGCGCGTGCGCCTGGTGGCCGCTGCCGGCATCGAACGCACCCTGACGGGCAAGGCCCGCCGCGTGGTTGACCAGCGTCCGAAGATTTTCTCCTAA
- the paaY gene encoding phenylacetic acid degradation protein PaaY, producing MVKVYEINGVTPVVHPSAYVHPSAVLIGDVIVGPRCYIGPLASIRGDFGRLILEEGANLQDTCVMHGFPGCDTVVEVDGHIGHGAVLHGCRIGRNALVGMNAVVMDNAIIGEETIVAAMSFVKAGMIVAPRSMVVGTPAKVIRTLTDDEIKWKSSGTGQYHELAVRSMQTMREVEALTEVEAGRQRLNFESALPLHLHKNAAAQ from the coding sequence ATGGTCAAAGTCTACGAAATCAACGGCGTCACCCCCGTCGTCCACCCCAGCGCCTATGTGCACCCGTCGGCCGTGCTGATTGGCGACGTGATCGTCGGTCCGCGCTGCTACATCGGCCCGCTGGCCTCGATCCGCGGCGACTTCGGCCGATTGATCCTGGAAGAGGGCGCCAATCTGCAGGATACCTGCGTCATGCACGGTTTTCCCGGCTGCGACACGGTGGTCGAAGTCGACGGCCATATCGGCCATGGCGCCGTGCTGCATGGCTGCCGCATCGGTCGCAATGCGCTCGTCGGCATGAATGCGGTGGTGATGGACAACGCCATCATCGGCGAGGAAACCATCGTCGCGGCCATGAGTTTTGTGAAGGCGGGCATGATCGTCGCGCCGCGCAGCATGGTGGTGGGCACGCCCGCCAAGGTGATACGGACGCTCACCGACGATGAAATCAAATGGAAAAGTTCGGGCACGGGCCAGTACCACGAACTGGCCGTGCGCTCCATGCAGACGATGCGCGAAGTGGAAGCCCTGACGGAAGTCGAGGCCGGCCGCCAGCGCCTGAATTTCGAATCCGCCTTGCCGCTGCATTTGCACAAGAACGCCGCAGCGCAGTAA
- a CDS encoding ABC transporter substrate-binding protein, which yields MIANIFKKTLIAGVLAMSAAGAYAADNIKIGSVLSVTGPAAFLGDPELKTLQLYIEKINAAGGVLGRKLELVHYDDGSDAAKANGFTKRLIESDKVDVLIGGTTTGATMAMAPLVERASMPFISLAGAVVIIDPVKKWVFKTPHTDRMAAEKVFEDMKKRGISKVGLLSETSGFGASGRKESQIVASKYGITLVADETYGPKDTDITAQLTRIKNTAGVQAVFVFGLGQGPAVVTKNYGQLGMAALPLYQSHGVASDEYLKLSGKAAEGVRLPTPALLIGAMLPDADAQKAIVVGYDKTYKERYKIDPSTFGGYALDALNLSVDAIKRAGGTDREKVRAALETTKGFVGTTGVFNMSAKDHMGLDLSAFRMVEVKNGEWQLSK from the coding sequence ATGATTGCCAATATCTTCAAGAAAACCCTGATCGCCGGCGTGCTGGCCATGTCCGCCGCAGGCGCGTATGCGGCCGATAACATCAAGATCGGTTCCGTGCTGTCCGTCACGGGACCTGCCGCCTTCCTGGGCGACCCTGAACTGAAAACCCTGCAGCTGTATATCGAGAAAATCAATGCGGCCGGCGGCGTCCTGGGGCGCAAGCTGGAACTCGTGCATTACGACGATGGCAGCGATGCGGCCAAGGCCAACGGTTTTACCAAGCGCCTGATCGAGTCGGACAAGGTCGACGTGCTGATCGGCGGCACCACCACCGGCGCGACGATGGCGATGGCGCCGCTGGTGGAGCGAGCCAGCATGCCGTTCATCTCGCTGGCGGGCGCCGTGGTGATCATCGATCCCGTGAAAAAATGGGTGTTCAAGACGCCGCATACGGACCGCATGGCGGCCGAGAAGGTGTTCGAGGACATGAAGAAGCGCGGTATCAGCAAGGTGGGCCTGCTGTCGGAAACGAGCGGCTTCGGCGCTTCGGGCCGCAAGGAATCGCAGATCGTCGCTTCCAAATATGGCATCACGCTGGTGGCCGATGAAACCTACGGCCCGAAAGACACGGACATCACGGCGCAACTCACGCGCATCAAGAACACCGCCGGCGTGCAAGCCGTCTTCGTCTTCGGCCTGGGCCAGGGCCCGGCGGTCGTGACCAAGAACTACGGCCAGTTGGGCATGGCCGCGTTGCCGCTGTACCAGTCGCATGGCGTGGCATCGGACGAGTACCTGAAGCTGTCGGGCAAGGCCGCCGAAGGCGTGCGCCTGCCAACGCCGGCCCTGCTGATCGGCGCCATGCTGCCTGACGCTGATGCGCAGAAAGCCATCGTGGTCGGCTACGACAAGACGTACAAGGAGCGCTACAAGATCGATCCGTCGACCTTCGGCGGCTATGCGCTCGACGCGCTGAACCTGTCGGTGGACGCCATCAAGCGCGCCGGTGGCACGGATCGCGAAAAAGTGCGGGCGGCGCTGGAAACGACCAAGGGTTTTGTGGGCACGACCGGCGTCTTCAACATGTCGGCGAAAGACCACATGGGCCTGGACCTGTCGGCTTTCCGCATGGTGGAAGTGAAGAACGGCGAATGGCAATTGTCGAAATGA
- a CDS encoding branched-chain amino acid ABC transporter permease produces the protein MEVAQFLQFLYSGMTVGSAYALAALGFTIIYNTSGVINFAQGEFIMLGGMLAAVMSAAGVPLPLAIILAVIATGIVGLLMEKTVIEPAQNAQVITLLIITIGASLVLRGLVQIWLGKDTHSLPAFSGDAPIEFLGASLLPQSLWVLGVTVVIVLVLGWFFGRTLMGKAMLATSHNKLAAQLVGINTRKVLLFSFGLSALLGAAGGILVAPITYTSYDAGIMLGLKGFVAAVLGGLGGGAGAIAGGLILGIAEAMTAGYISSAYKDAVPFVLILLILFFLPQGLFGAKNSERV, from the coding sequence ATGGAAGTCGCTCAATTTCTACAATTTCTATATTCCGGGATGACGGTCGGTTCCGCCTATGCGCTGGCGGCGCTGGGCTTTACCATCATCTACAACACCAGCGGCGTGATCAACTTCGCCCAGGGCGAATTCATCATGCTGGGCGGGATGCTGGCCGCCGTGATGTCCGCCGCCGGCGTGCCGCTGCCGCTGGCCATCATCCTGGCCGTCATCGCCACCGGTATCGTTGGCCTGCTGATGGAAAAAACCGTGATCGAGCCGGCGCAGAACGCGCAGGTCATCACCCTCCTGATCATTACCATCGGCGCCTCCCTGGTGCTGCGCGGCCTCGTGCAAATCTGGCTGGGCAAGGATACGCACTCTCTGCCGGCCTTTTCCGGCGACGCGCCGATCGAATTTTTGGGCGCCAGCCTGCTGCCGCAAAGCCTGTGGGTGCTGGGCGTGACCGTCGTCATCGTGCTGGTCTTGGGCTGGTTCTTCGGTCGCACCCTGATGGGCAAGGCCATGCTGGCCACTTCGCACAACAAGCTGGCCGCGCAACTGGTGGGCATCAACACGCGCAAGGTACTGCTGTTCTCGTTCGGCCTGTCGGCCTTGCTGGGCGCGGCGGGCGGCATCCTTGTTGCGCCGATCACGTATACCTCGTATGACGCGGGCATCATGCTGGGCCTGAAAGGCTTTGTCGCCGCCGTATTGGGTGGCCTGGGCGGTGGCGCGGGCGCGATTGCCGGTGGCCTGATCCTGGGCATCGCCGAAGCCATGACGGCCGGCTACATCTCCTCGGCCTACAAGGACGCCGTGCCCTTCGTGCTGATTTTATTGATCCTGTTCTTCCTGCCGCAAGGCTTGTTTGGCGCTAAAAATTCGGAGCGTGTATGA
- a CDS encoding ABC transporter ATP-binding protein, producing the protein MMLEKPQTPLVLDIAGLTSHYGRIQALHGIDLQVRQGQLVALVGANGAGKTTLLRAISGVQPISAGSIAFAGQDVSRMSADRRVRAGICQVPEGRQVFGPMTVEDNLRLGAFTRPAQDVAGDMERMYGLFPILKEKRLLLAGTLSGGQQQMLAMARALMGRPQLLLLDEPSMGLAPLLIAEIFRIVAELRDQGITIFLVEQNAHAALSIADVGYVIETGAITLSGPGPELLHNEQVQSAYLGM; encoded by the coding sequence ATGATGCTGGAAAAACCTCAAACTCCGCTGGTGCTCGATATCGCCGGCTTGACCAGCCATTACGGCCGCATTCAGGCCCTGCATGGCATCGACTTGCAGGTGCGCCAGGGCCAGCTGGTGGCGCTGGTGGGCGCGAATGGCGCCGGCAAGACCACGCTTTTGCGGGCGATTTCCGGCGTGCAGCCGATCAGCGCCGGCAGCATCGCCTTCGCCGGCCAGGATGTCAGCCGCATGAGCGCCGACAGGCGCGTGCGTGCCGGTATCTGCCAGGTGCCGGAAGGGCGGCAAGTGTTCGGCCCCATGACGGTGGAAGACAATCTGCGGCTGGGCGCCTTTACGCGCCCGGCACAGGACGTGGCGGGCGATATGGAACGCATGTACGGCCTGTTCCCGATTTTGAAGGAAAAGCGGCTGCTGCTGGCCGGGACCTTGTCGGGCGGGCAGCAGCAGATGCTGGCCATGGCGCGCGCGCTGATGGGCCGTCCGCAATTGCTGCTGCTCGACGAACCGAGCATGGGCCTGGCGCCGCTCTTGATCGCGGAAATCTTCCGCATTGTGGCCGAACTGCGCGACCAGGGCATCACCATCTTCCTCGTCGAGCAGAACGCGCACGCCGCCCTGTCGATCGCGGACGTGGGCTACGTGATCGAGACGGGTGCCATCACGCTGTCCGGTCCCGGTCCTGAATTGCTGCATAACGAGCAGGTACAAAGTGCCTATCTGGGCATGTAA
- a CDS encoding ABC transporter ATP-binding protein yields the protein MLTINNLSKSFGGVHAVQDVSFTVKEGNIHSVIGPNGAGKTTLFNLITGVYTPSKGEILLNGENVAAMSPDALARRGMSRTFQNLQVCMNMTAIDNVMVGAHLRLNQNLFASMLRLPSVRRADAACRDEAAGLMEFVGVGRHIDDEAGQMSYGALKRLEIARALAAKPKVLLLDEPAAGLNHTETGEIEALIRKVAQSGVTVVLVEHDMKLVMNLSDHILVLDYGKKLAEGTAAEVRANPDVVAAYLGVAA from the coding sequence ATGCTGACGATTAATAATCTGAGCAAGAGTTTTGGCGGCGTGCATGCGGTGCAGGATGTGAGCTTTACCGTCAAGGAAGGCAATATTCATTCCGTGATCGGGCCGAATGGCGCCGGCAAGACGACGCTGTTCAACCTGATCACGGGCGTGTACACGCCGAGCAAGGGCGAGATTTTGCTCAATGGCGAGAACGTGGCCGCCATGTCGCCCGATGCGTTGGCGCGGCGCGGCATGAGCCGCACCTTCCAGAATCTGCAAGTGTGCATGAACATGACCGCCATCGACAACGTGATGGTGGGTGCGCATTTGCGCCTGAACCAGAACCTGTTCGCCTCCATGCTGCGCCTGCCGTCCGTGCGCCGTGCCGATGCCGCTTGCCGCGACGAGGCGGCGGGCTTGATGGAGTTTGTCGGCGTGGGCCGGCATATCGATGACGAGGCGGGACAGATGTCGTATGGCGCCTTGAAACGCCTGGAAATCGCCCGCGCGCTGGCGGCCAAGCCGAAAGTGCTGCTGCTCGATGAACCGGCGGCTGGCCTGAACCATACGGAGACGGGCGAGATCGAAGCCTTGATACGCAAGGTGGCGCAATCGGGCGTGACGGTGGTGCTGGTCGAGCATGACATGAAACTGGTGATGAATCTGTCGGACCATATCCTGGTGCTCGACTATGGCAAGAAGCTGGCCGAAGGGACTGCCGCCGAGGTGCGCGCGAACCCCGACGTGGTGGCGGCATATCTGGGAGTGGCTGCATGA
- a CDS encoding branched-chain amino acid ABC transporter permease, which produces MKNFLTRSRHGGLLVLALVLAILPLFLSNAFYYDVAIRIALNAIVVIGLNLLMGYTGQISLGHAGFYGLGAYASAVLTTHYGWPPLAALAAGAVATGLLALLLARPVLKLKGHTLAMATLGLGIIISIVINNETQWTGGPDGIGVSAFSVAGLEISGEKSWYLVCAVLLLLVTWLALNLIDSPVGRALQAIHGSEVAARVVGVDTTRFKVRVFVLSAVIASIAGSISAHYIGFITPNLAGFFHSIELVTMVVVGGMASIFGSIIGAALLTILPQLLSSFEGWETVVFGVILMATMIFMPKGLVPSLASRSRKRAVTPKAPVKSAQEV; this is translated from the coding sequence ATGAAGAATTTCTTGACTCGCTCGCGCCACGGTGGCTTGCTGGTGCTGGCCCTGGTGCTGGCCATCCTGCCGCTGTTCCTCAGCAATGCGTTCTACTATGACGTGGCGATCCGCATTGCCCTGAACGCCATCGTCGTCATCGGCCTGAACCTCCTGATGGGCTATACGGGCCAGATCAGCCTGGGCCATGCGGGCTTTTATGGCCTGGGCGCGTATGCGTCGGCCGTGCTGACCACGCACTATGGCTGGCCGCCGTTGGCGGCGCTGGCCGCCGGCGCCGTCGCTACTGGACTGCTGGCGCTGTTGCTGGCCCGCCCCGTATTGAAGCTCAAGGGCCATACCCTGGCCATGGCGACCCTGGGACTGGGCATCATCATTTCCATCGTCATCAACAACGAGACGCAGTGGACGGGTGGCCCGGACGGCATCGGCGTCTCCGCCTTCAGTGTCGCCGGCCTGGAAATCAGCGGTGAGAAATCTTGGTACCTGGTCTGCGCCGTGCTGCTGTTGCTGGTGACGTGGCTGGCCCTGAACCTGATCGATTCGCCCGTCGGGCGCGCGCTGCAGGCCATCCACGGCTCGGAAGTGGCGGCCCGCGTGGTCGGCGTCGATACGACCCGCTTCAAGGTGCGCGTGTTCGTGCTGTCGGCCGTCATTGCCAGTATCGCGGGCAGCATCAGCGCCCATTACATCGGTTTCATTACCCCCAACCTGGCCGGCTTTTTCCACTCGATCGAGCTGGTGACGATGGTCGTGGTGGGCGGCATGGCGTCGATTTTCGGTTCCATCATCGGCGCGGCCCTGCTGACGATCCTGCCGCAACTGCTGTCCAGTTTCGAAGGCTGGGAAACGGTGGTCTTCGGCGTGATCCTGATGGCCACCATGATTTTCATGCCCAAGGGTCTGGTACCCAGCCTGGCCAGCCGTTCGCGCAAGCGGGCCGTCACGCCCAAGGCACCCGTCAAATCCGCTCAGGAGGTATGA